The Zingiber officinale cultivar Zhangliang chromosome 9A, Zo_v1.1, whole genome shotgun sequence genome window below encodes:
- the LOC122020908 gene encoding transcription initiation factor TFIID subunit 6-like: MSIVPKETIEVVAQSIGISNLSPEVSLALAPDVEYRLREIMQEAIKCMRHSKRTVLTAEDVDSALSLRNVEPIYGFASTDPLRFKKAVGHKDLFYLDDRDLDFKEVIDSPLPKAPLETAVVAHWLAIEGVQPAIPENSPVEAIVSPSENKKSENTKEDGLLVDLKLPVKHVLSRELQLYFDKITELTVTRPESNLFKEALVSLAMDSGIHPLVPYFSYFIADEVARSLNDLPILFALMRVVRSLLQNPHIHIEPYLHQLMPSIITCVVAKRLGSRIADNHWELRDFSANLAASVCRRYGHVYHNLQSRLTKTLINAFLDPSKALTQHYGAIQGLAALGPSVIRLLVLPNLEPYLQLLEPEMQLEKQKNEMKRKEAWRVYGALQCATGKCLYERLKMMPTLLSPPKHGVWRINPRIAISRIKRKLSTNNSSQQPPFKKMAVDGPAGTIQAIATTTANLQGAEDGFSPQSSGAGTAQSSAPGQVSIDSIGSRREKGGSGAPKGSVVLAQAWKEDLDAGNLLSSLFQLFGEGILSFTQSPEKSFFL; the protein is encoded by the exons ATGAGTATCGTCCCGAAGGAGACGATCGAGGTGGTTGCGCAAAGCATTGGCATCTCTAACCTCTCCCCTGAGGTCTCTCTCGCGCTCGCCCCCGATGTTGAGTACCGTCTTCGGGAGATCATGCAG GAGGCAATAAAGTGCATGCGCCACTCTAAAAGGACGGTCTTGACGGCAGAAGATGTGGATAGTGCTCTCAGTCTGAGGAATGTCGAG CCTATTTATGGATTTGCATCAACTGATCCCTTGCGGTTCAAGAAGGCAGTAGGGCACAAGGATCTGTTCTATCTTGATGACAGAGATTTGGATTTCAAGGAG GTCATTGATTCACCATTACCCAAAGCGCCACTTGAAACTGCTGTTGTGGCTCACTGGCTTGCTATTGAAGGGGTGCAACCTGCAATTCCTGAAAATTCTCCTGTTGAAG CAATTGTATCCCCGTCTGAAAATAAGAAATCTGAGAACACCAAGGAAGATGGACTGCTTGTTGATCTCAAACTGCCTGTTAAGCACGTATTATCTAGGGAGCTACAG CTCTACTTCGACAAAATTACTGAGCTTACAGTTACAAGACCTGAATCCAACCTTTTCAAAGAAGCTTTAGTGAGTTTAGCAATGGATTCAGGAATTCATCCGTTGGTTCCATACTTTTCCTACTTCATTGCAGATGAG GTTGCTCGGAGCTTGAATGATCTTCCTATCTTGTTTGCTTTAATGCGTGTGGTTCGAAGCCTTCTCCAAAATCCGCACATTCACATAGAACCTTAT TTGCATCAGCTGATGCCATCAATTATTACATGCGTCGTTGCCAAAAGGTTGGGGAGTAGAATAGCAGATAACCACTGGGAACTCCGTGATTTCTCAGCAAATCTAGCTGCATCAGTGTGTAGAAG ATACGGTCACGTGTACCACAATCTTCAGTCGCGATTGACGAAGACATTAATTAATGCTTTTCTTGATCCATCTAAAGCACTCACACAACATTATGGCGCCATTCAAGGGCTTGCTGCACTGGGACCAAGTGTG ATACGTCTTCTTGTTCTGCCAAATCTTGAACCGTATTTGCAACTTTTAGAGCCCGAGATGCAACTAGAAAAGCAGAAGAATGAGATGAAAAGGAAAGAAGCGTGGCGAGTGTATGGTGCTTTACAG TGTGCCACTGGTAAATGTTTGTATGAACGGCTGAAGATGATGCCTACCTTGTTATCTCCACCAAAACATGGTGTCTGGAGGATTAACCCAAGGATTGCAATAAGCAGGA TCAAGCGGAAGTTGAGCACCAATAACTCATCACAGCAGCCACCCTTCAAGAAGATGGCAGTTGATGGACCAGCAGGCACAATACAGGCTATTGCTACAACAACAGCCAACCTGCAAGGAGCAGAGGATGGGTTTTCTCCGCAATCATCTGGTGCTGGTACAGCACAATCTTCTGCCCCAGGTCAGGTATCGATTGATTCAATTGGCAGTAGAAGAGAGAAGGGCGGCAGCGGAGCACCCAAGGGATCGGTGGTCCTGGCCCAAGCTTGGAAGGAGGATCTTGATGCAGGAAACCTCCTATCGTCACTGTTTCAGTTGTTTGGGGAAGGCATATTGTCATTCACTCAGTCGCCGGAGAAATCTTTCTTTCTCTAG